GTAGCAGTGGACAAGAATTAAGAAGTCAGGTAAGTATTGACGGAGCGGCTGTTGGTTTTCCGATTTCTCTAGCAGTTGCAGAAGAGTACGGTAAAGTCAAACCTGAAGCACAAGTGAGTGTTGCATCCAGTGGTACTGGTGGCGGTATTAGTAAATTTTGTAATGGGGAAATTGATATCGTTGGTGCTTCTCGTACCATCAGAGATGAAGAAATAAAGAAATGTAAAAGTAAGAATATTGAATTTGTAGAGTTACCCATAGCTTTAGATGGAATTGCAGTTATTGCTAACCGTCAAAATAACTTTGCTAAATGTCTAACTATTAAGGAGCTAGATAAAATTTGGAGTGCTAAATCAGATGGGAAAATATTAACTTGGAATCAAGTTAATCCTAAGTTTCCTAATCAAAAACTTAAGTTATATGCTCCTGCTTCTGACACAGGAACATTCGATTACATGACTCAAGCTGTGACAGGTAAAGCGAAGAACGGGCGCACAGATTATACCCCCAGTCATAACCAAAACCTACTGGTGCAAGGGGTAGCAGGTGATACAACCGCCTTGGGTTATGTGGGCATATCTTATTACATCCAAAACCAAGACAAACTCAATTTAGTGGCGGTAGAAAGTCCTAAAGGCAAGTGTGAAAAACCAGTCCCAGTGGATAACGTAATTAAAAACACTTACACGCCTTTGTCTCGTCCTTTATTTATCTATGTCAGTAAAAAGTCTTTAGATAGTAAGCCAGCAGTCAAAGAGTTTGTAAATTTCTACTTAGATAATTCTTGGAAATGGGTAGATAGCGTTGGTTATGTAGCGCTACCAGATGAAGCCTATTTCAAAGTAAAACAGAAGTTTGCTAAAGGTGAAACTGGAACAAAGTTTAAAAAAGCCAAACCAGGGGAACCAATCACCAATTTTATCTAATTTAAGCTTGATTCATCACCATTCTTATGCAGAATATCAATCGAGACGGTTCATCTCAAACATGGGAACAGTCACTAGAAAAAAATGCCTCGGAAGATATCTTAGAAAAGATTATTGGGGTAATTTTATTTGCTTGTGCTTTAGTATCTGTTCTGACTACTTTTGGCATTGTAGTGATTATCTTTAAGGAAACTTGGGGATTTTTCCAAGAAGTTTCCTTTGCCCAATTCTTCCTTGATACTAAATGGACACCACTGTTTGCAGATAGACACTTTGGCGTTTGGCCTTTAATTAATGGTACGTTGTTAACAACAGCGATCGCTATGGCTGTTGCTATTCCTCTTGGTTTATCTTCGGCAATTTATTTGAGTGAATATGCTCAACCCAAAGTAGCAGCAATTTTACGTCCCGCAGTAGAACTTTTAGCCGGGATACCAACTGTAGTCTATGGTTATTTCGCGTTACTGTTCGTCACCCCATTGCTACGAAATGTAATTCCTCTAGAATTATTCAACGCCTTAAGTGCAGGATTAATGATGGGAGTAATGATTACTCCTACTGTTGGTTCTATTAGTTTAGATGCTATTCAAGCCGTTCCCCGTTCTTTACGAGAAGGCGCTTATGCTTTAGGTATTACAAAACTTGAAGCAATTTTTAGAGTTGTGCTTCCATCTGCACTTTCGGGAATTATCGCTTCAATTATTCTGGGTGTTTCTCGCGCCGTGGGTGAGACGATGACTGTTGTTATTGCTGCGGGACAACAACCAAGAATTACTATTAACTTCGCGGAATCTGTAGAAACAATGACAGCCTACATGGCTCAAATTTCCGGCGGAGATAGTCCCCGTGGAAGTCTGAATTTTCAGACTTTATATGCAGTAGGCGCTCTTTTGTTTTTAATTACCCTAGCTTTAAATATTTTTAGTTATTGGGTTGCTAATCGTTTTAAAGAAAAGTACGACTAATTAAGTATGGCTACAAGTTATCAACGTGATGATGAATTAGATTCAACGGCGGAATTTACTGATAATATTGAGAGAAGGGAAATCTTAGGTAAAGTATTTGAACTACTCTTTTTATTCGGTTTATTGATTGGCTTATTCGTCCTGGCATTACTACTTTTTGATATCCTCAGAGACGGATTAGGCAGATTTTTAACGCCTGGTTTTTTAACCGAAACCCCTTCCCGTTTTCCAGATGAAGGTGGTATACGCCCTGCAATTATCAGTAGCATTATCTTAGGAATTGTGGTGATTGTGGTAACGGTTCCCATTGGTGTGGGAGCAGCTTTGTATTTAGAAGAGTATGCACCGAGAAATTGGTGGACAGCAATTATTGAGATTAACATTAGTAATCTCGCAGGAGTACCTTCTATTGTTTATGGGTTGCTAGGTTTAGGGGTTTTTAATTACTTACTTGGCTTTGGCCCAGCTTTAATTTCTGGCGCTTTGACTCTCTCTTTGCTGTCTTTACCAGTCATTATTGTGACAGCTAGAGAAGCAATTCGCGCCGTTCCCAACTCCCTCAGATATGCCTCCTACGGGTTAGGTGCTACCAAATGGAAAACTATTAGTAGCCATGTCGTACCCTATGCTGTTCCTGGTATCCTCACAGGGGTAATTATTTCTATATCCCGTGCTATTGGTGATGCAGCTTCTCTCATTGTTGTCGGCGCTGTAGGTTTCCTCACCTTCAACCCTGGTTTATTCCAGAGATTTATGGCGTTACCTATTCAAATCTACAGCTACATTACTCGTCCAGAACCAGGATTTGCTAACGCCGCCGCCGCCACAATTATTGCGTTGTTACTCTTGATTTTAGTGTTGAATGGTGTAGCCATTTATATTAGACAACGCTTCATTATTCGCTAATGAGATTTTTTAATTCATCAGGCATTTATACATACTAGGAGATTAGCAAATGCACTATAGCAGTAACGGTAGAAGTCAATCAGATAGCGCCACGCTAGAACAACACAATACAATCTTTAATGTTGAAGGTGTGAAAGTATATTATGGGGGATTTTTAGCACTTCTAGATGTGTATTTGCAGATTCCCCAGAAACAAATAGCGGCTTTTATTGGCCCTTCTGGATGTGGTAAAAGCACCCTGTTACGTTGCTTCAACCGCATGAATGATTTGATTCCAGGGGCTAAGGTAGAGGGTAGGTTAAATTACCGCGATCGCAATATTTACGACCCCAAAATTAACCCTGTTAAATTACGTCGTCAAGTAGGAATGGTTTTTCAAAGACCAAATCCATTTCCTAAATCAATATACGAAAATATTGCTTTCGGCCCCCGCGCAAATGGATATAAAGGCAATATTGATGAGTTAGTCGAAGACTCTCTCAGACGCGCCGCTATTTGGGATGAAGTCAAAGACAAACTCAAAGAGAAAGGTACAGCTTTATCTGGTGGACAACAACAACGACTCTGCATAGCTAGAGCGATCGCCATGAAACCAGATGTATTATTAATGGATGAACCATGCTCTGCACTTGACCCTATTTCTACTCGTCAAGTCGAAGAACTTTGCCTAGAACTCAAAGAGCAATACACCATCATTATGGTGACGCATAATATGCAGCAAGCCTCCAGAGTGGCAGACTGGACAGCCTTCTTCAATACTGAAATAGATGCAGGTGGTAAACGTCGCGGGAAGTTAGTAGAATTTAGCCCGACAGAACAAATGTTTAATTCTCCTAACACTAGAGAAGCACAAGAATATATCAGTGGACGCTTCGGTTAATTTCTAGTGATATTGCAACATCTTATAAACTGGTTTTCTTAACTCTTACTAAAGAAAACCAGTTTTTTGTTAGCAATAACGGAGAAAACCCTTTATCTAAGCGCTGCTAAAGTTCTATTGCCGATAATTCCGTCTGCTTTCAACCCTCTGGACTTTTGAAATTTAACTACGGCTGCGCGTGTCTTATTATCAAACACACCATTGACGCTGGCGGTATAAAATCCTTTTTGCTTTAACGAATTTTGCGCAGTTTTAACTGTCTCTCCTCTACTACCTACTTTAAGAGTGCTTTCGCGCTGGGCTACATTATTAGACTTGCGTTTAATACTGGCTTTAGGTAATGAGCGAGTTATTTTCATTGTATGAGTTTTTTGGCTAGCTTGCGCTACGTGGGTAGTAGTATTAGCCGCGTGAGTAGCAGTATTAGCCGCGTGATTTTTATCCTTAGTCATGGAGTAACCAGGTAAAGCAGCAGCTAGAGCTAGAACAGGTGCTAATGCAATTACTTTCCAATTCATAACGTTGTTCCTTCTCAAATATCAGACAATTTACATTTAGACAAAAAGAGCATTTTGAACTAAGGCTTGTGCCTTATTCAACTCTTTCTGATAGACTGGAGTTGGGTTGTATTTCAACCATGAGCTATAGCATCACACGTTTAATTGACAGAGTTATTGCAGGGTTATGTCAAAAGCGTGAATTATTTATTAAGGATTGTATTGCACAAGTTATTACTCTAGATTAATGCAAATATATCTAAAATTTTCCTTAAATTATTAATCATTTTATGGTTATCAAGACCTTCAAAAAATCAGCTTACTAGCCATAAATGATATATTTATAACCGTATAACCTTTGATGAATCTATCCCACTAATAAAATCCGATTAATCCAAATATGAATTGTGGCTAGAGAAACAAAAGCGTTGAAGCAGTCTGAAATTCTTTCCCATCGCAATAATCCATCTTCCCTTACTACTCTTAAAATACCCAGAGTAAGATTTAAAACCACAGAGGTACGGAGGCACAGAGAATTTTATTTTCTACTAAGTTAAAATTATTTAGTCATTAAAATATTCAGATGACCTACACACCACCTAAAATACTCACCTTTGAGGAATTTATCGCCCAATATGGTGATAATACTCGTTATGAACTAATTGATGGGGAATTAAGAGACATGGAACCTACAGGCCCCCATGAAGCTGTGGCTGGTAGTATTGCAGGTAGAATCTATGTCGAAATATTTAATGCAAATTTTAACTGGTTGGTTCCTAAAACTTGTCTAATTAAACCACCTGCGGCTGAGGCTACAGCATTACGTCCTGATGTCATAGTTTTAGATAAAGCAGAACTGAGTAAAGAACCACGTTGGCAAAAGGAACCTGTGATTTGTAACGGTAGTACCATCAAACTTGTTACGGAAGTTGTAAGTACAAATTGGCAGGATGATTACGCTAGAAAAGTAGAAGAATACGCTTTTTTAAACATTCCTGAATATTGGATTGTAGACTTTCGGGGTTTAGGTGGTTTGCAATTTATCGGCAATCCAAAACAACCAACGTTTACTGTTTGTCATCTAGTTAACAGTGTATATGAACAGCAAAAATATCGATTAGGAGATACTATTCATTCTTATCTATTACCAAATTTACAACTGAAACTTGACGATATTATGCCTAATTGATAATAAATATTTTTTTTAAATTTAATCATAAATAAAAATTTATGCAGCAATTTATTATTTATGTTGATGTAGACGATACTCTTGTTCGTACATCTAGCGGTAAACGTATTCGGATTCCATCAACAATCAACCATATCAAAGAACTGAAGCAGCAAAATGCTGTACTTTACTGCTGGAGTTCCGGTGGAGCAGAGTATGCAAAAATGGTTGCTGAAGAACTTGGTATATCAGAACTATTTGCAGCTTTCTTACCTAAACCAAATATGCTACTCGACGATCAGAATGTTAATGATTGGAAGTATTTAATCCAAATTCATCCTATGTCTTGTAATTCCATGAGTTTAGATAAATATAGACAACAAGTTTCTGATAACGTTAACTTTGCTGGCTACGCCGATGATTAGCAGCTTGTAGTAACAAGGATTCCGCAAAAGCGATCGCATCACTTGCCGATTTCCCTCCAGCTAGTTGTGCTAGTTCTTCCCGGCGCTTAGTTAAGTCATCTAAGCTAGTCACCCGGACAACAGTACGCTGTTCTGTACTACCATTGTTAGACTTTTTACCTTTACCTTGGGTAATAATTTGCTTATCAACACGGAAATGCCTATCAGCCATCGCTGCAACTAAAGGCTGGTGAGTAACACATAATACCTGATGATGGTTGCTTAACTGTTGTAATTTTTCGGCGATCGCCTGTGCTACCCTTCCCGATACTCCTACATCAATTTCATCAAATACCAACGTCCCCGCCGCATCGGCTTGGGTAAAGCAAGATTTCAGCGCCAGTAAAAAGCGGCTCATTTCCCCACCAGAGGCAATTTCTGTTAATGGTTGCAATGGTTCGCCAGGGTTAGGGCTAAACATAAAAGTAATTTTATCTGCCCCCGTTGCCGTTGGTGCTATTGGGACAATTTCTACTTGAAACTGTACCTTTTCCATTGCTAAAGGTTTGAGTTCAGCTATTAACCGCGATTCTAAATTAGCGGCTGTTTTCTTACGCAGTTGGGTTAACTTATGACAAGCTTGAGTCAGTTTATCAAAACAAGCTTTTTCTTGCTGTTCTAAATTTTCAATAGATTGTTCACTATCATTGAGGGCTGATAATTCGGCTTGAATTTTTTCGTAATAGGCGATCGCTTCTGTTAAACTCGGCCCATACTTGCGGCCAATTTGTTTTAACTCCTGTATCCGTTCTTCTACTTCCTCTAAACGCTGGGGATCAGCTTCTAAACTTTCCCCATAAGTATTAATTTGCCTTGCTACTTCTGTTAATGCTGTTTGCGCGTCCCTAATTAAATCTAACAGTGGTTGCAGCCCAGAATCATATTCCACCATGTTATTTAAGGCGACTTCACTGTCTCCCAACAAATCTGATGCCGAGGGCGCATCATCTTCGTTTTGATACAAAGCTTGATAGACTTTGTAACTCATCTGTTGTAGATCAACCACATGATTCAGGCGTTCCCGTTCTTGTTGGAGTTGTTCCAATTCTTGGGGATCGCTGAGGTTGGCTGTAGATAATTCCTGGACTTGATAAGTTAATAAATCTAGTTGTTGCAGCCGTTCTCGTTCCGAAGTCCGACGTTTTTCTAAATTTGTATGCGCTTGCTGATATGCACTAAAAGCTGTGGCGATCGCTTGACGCTGCTGCATCGACGCATCACCCGCGTACAAATCCAACCAATCACGCACTTGGGCGGATTGCCCTACTTGTACAGTTTGACCTTGGGCTGTAATTTCCACCAAGCGATCGCGTAATCCTACCATAACTTGGCGATTAACCAACACCCCATTCACCCGCGATCGGCTACGGATATTACTTGTAGCCGCTGTAATTTCACGACTAATCACTATAGAATGATCATCAATTAAATCTATTTCTTGTTCTGTTAACCAAGCCGCTAACGGGGGTGTTGTAGTGAAAGTTCCTTCCACCATTGCCCTTGCTGTCCCAGTGCGGATTACCCGACTAGAGACTTTACCACCCAACACAGCATCAATCGCATCTAAAATAATCGATTTCCCCGCACCGGTTTCGCCCGTTAAAACATTCAGTCCCGCGCCGAAATCCAGTTCTAGTTCATCAATTAGGGCAAAATTCTCAATTCGCAGGCAGAGCAACATCAAGCCAAATTCTCCTACAAGGGCAGATGCCGGATATTTCCCACTTTCGGCAACCAGCAATACCTACTAACATTGAAATAGCAAGCACATTCAAGTGTAACAAAAGTCATTAGTTATTAGTCCATAGTCTATAGTCTATAGTCCATATTTATTTTCCCCTGCCCCCCTGCTCTTTAATACCCAGCACTTAGCCCCAAATTACGAATTATTAAATATCTATTGTTACAATACTTAACAAGTTCAATCCGACCGGTGGCTTTATTCATGACTGTGAAGACAATTCCCCCAAATTCCCGACCGATTGAGGGCGAACTACAGCTAAAGGATACTCAAGCCTTGGTTGTCCGCTCACCAGAAACCGTTACAACTGACAGACCCCAGGTATTTATAAATACAAATACCGAATCTGAGACAATAGTTTATGATCCTGTGGCGGTAGCAGAGCATTATCGCCAACGACCACTGCAAGTTATTAATAGGATTTTTGCGGTTTTGCAGCCTACTCTCGCCTTCGTCTTGGGGTTGTGGTGGGACAATAAGCGGGGAGTAGTCGTCAAAAATGACCGCCGGCGGGCTATTCAGTTAAGAGAGTTATTAACTAGGCTTGGGCCAGCTTATATCAAAATTGGGCAAGCTTTATCCACAAGACCAGATTTGGTTCCCCCGGTATATTTAGAAGAATTTACCAGGCTACAAGACCAATTACCGCCTTTTCCTAACGAAATTGCTTACCAATTCATTCAAGAAGAATTAGGACAGCCTCCTCAAGAGATTTACACAGAACTTTCACCCCAACCCATCGCGGCGGCATCTTTGGGGCAGGTTTATAAAGGTAAACTCAAGACAGGTGAGGAAGTAGCTGTGAAGGTGCAGCGTCCTGACCTGAGAGAACGCATTACGATTGACTTATATATATTGCGTGGACTGGCTGCTTGGGTACAGAAGAAAGTCAAACGGGTAAGGAGTGACTTAGTTGGGATATTGGATGAATTAGGCGATCGCATTTTTGAAGAAATGGATTACATCCATGAAGGTCAAAATGCCGAGCGTTTCTTCCAACTATATGGTCACATCAAAGACATATATGTGCCGAAAATATACTGGGAATATACTAACCGTCGTGTCTTAACGATGGAGTGGATTAACGGCACAAAACTTACCCAGGCAGCAGAGATTAGCGCTCAAGGCATAGATGCGCGTTATCTGATTGAAGTGGGTGTGCAGTGTTCCCTGCGGCAACTTTTAGAACATGGATTTTTCCATGCAGATCCACACCCAGGAAACTTGTTAGCCACAACAGATGGAAAATTAGCTTACCTCGACTTTGGCATGATGAGCGAGGTGAAACCGCTCCAACGTTATGGTTTAATTGAGGCGATCGTTCACGTAGTTAACCGCGACTTTGAAGGGTTAGCCCAAGACTACGTAAAACTAGATTTCCTATCCCCAGAAACAGATTTAACC
Above is a genomic segment from Nostoc sp. MS1 containing:
- a CDS encoding PstS family phosphate ABC transporter substrate-binding protein, translated to MSFRSLFNGCYITSLMLITSSINACSSGQELRSQVSIDGAAVGFPISLAVAEEYGKVKPEAQVSVASSGTGGGISKFCNGEIDIVGASRTIRDEEIKKCKSKNIEFVELPIALDGIAVIANRQNNFAKCLTIKELDKIWSAKSDGKILTWNQVNPKFPNQKLKLYAPASDTGTFDYMTQAVTGKAKNGRTDYTPSHNQNLLVQGVAGDTTALGYVGISYYIQNQDKLNLVAVESPKGKCEKPVPVDNVIKNTYTPLSRPLFIYVSKKSLDSKPAVKEFVNFYLDNSWKWVDSVGYVALPDEAYFKVKQKFAKGETGTKFKKAKPGEPITNFI
- the pstC gene encoding phosphate ABC transporter permease subunit PstC; this encodes MQNINRDGSSQTWEQSLEKNASEDILEKIIGVILFACALVSVLTTFGIVVIIFKETWGFFQEVSFAQFFLDTKWTPLFADRHFGVWPLINGTLLTTAIAMAVAIPLGLSSAIYLSEYAQPKVAAILRPAVELLAGIPTVVYGYFALLFVTPLLRNVIPLELFNALSAGLMMGVMITPTVGSISLDAIQAVPRSLREGAYALGITKLEAIFRVVLPSALSGIIASIILGVSRAVGETMTVVIAAGQQPRITINFAESVETMTAYMAQISGGDSPRGSLNFQTLYAVGALLFLITLALNIFSYWVANRFKEKYD
- the pstA gene encoding phosphate ABC transporter permease PstA, translated to MATSYQRDDELDSTAEFTDNIERREILGKVFELLFLFGLLIGLFVLALLLFDILRDGLGRFLTPGFLTETPSRFPDEGGIRPAIISSIILGIVVIVVTVPIGVGAALYLEEYAPRNWWTAIIEINISNLAGVPSIVYGLLGLGVFNYLLGFGPALISGALTLSLLSLPVIIVTAREAIRAVPNSLRYASYGLGATKWKTISSHVVPYAVPGILTGVIISISRAIGDAASLIVVGAVGFLTFNPGLFQRFMALPIQIYSYITRPEPGFANAAAATIIALLLLILVLNGVAIYIRQRFIIR
- the pstB gene encoding phosphate ABC transporter ATP-binding protein PstB; protein product: MHYSSNGRSQSDSATLEQHNTIFNVEGVKVYYGGFLALLDVYLQIPQKQIAAFIGPSGCGKSTLLRCFNRMNDLIPGAKVEGRLNYRDRNIYDPKINPVKLRRQVGMVFQRPNPFPKSIYENIAFGPRANGYKGNIDELVEDSLRRAAIWDEVKDKLKEKGTALSGGQQQRLCIARAIAMKPDVLLMDEPCSALDPISTRQVEELCLELKEQYTIIMVTHNMQQASRVADWTAFFNTEIDAGGKRRGKLVEFSPTEQMFNSPNTREAQEYISGRFG
- a CDS encoding peptidoglycan-binding domain-containing protein; amino-acid sequence: MNWKVIALAPVLALAAALPGYSMTKDKNHAANTATHAANTTTHVAQASQKTHTMKITRSLPKASIKRKSNNVAQRESTLKVGSRGETVKTAQNSLKQKGFYTASVNGVFDNKTRAAVVKFQKSRGLKADGIIGNRTLAALR
- a CDS encoding Uma2 family endonuclease → MTYTPPKILTFEEFIAQYGDNTRYELIDGELRDMEPTGPHEAVAGSIAGRIYVEIFNANFNWLVPKTCLIKPPAAEATALRPDVIVLDKAELSKEPRWQKEPVICNGSTIKLVTEVVSTNWQDDYARKVEEYAFLNIPEYWIVDFRGLGGLQFIGNPKQPTFTVCHLVNSVYEQQKYRLGDTIHSYLLPNLQLKLDDIMPN
- a CDS encoding DUF705 domain-containing protein; amino-acid sequence: MQQFIIYVDVDDTLVRTSSGKRIRIPSTINHIKELKQQNAVLYCWSSGGAEYAKMVAEELGISELFAAFLPKPNMLLDDQNVNDWKYLIQIHPMSCNSMSLDKYRQQVSDNVNFAGYADD
- the recN gene encoding DNA repair protein RecN, which encodes MLLCLRIENFALIDELELDFGAGLNVLTGETGAGKSIILDAIDAVLGGKVSSRVIRTGTARAMVEGTFTTTPPLAAWLTEQEIDLIDDHSIVISREITAATSNIRSRSRVNGVLVNRQVMVGLRDRLVEITAQGQTVQVGQSAQVRDWLDLYAGDASMQQRQAIATAFSAYQQAHTNLEKRRTSERERLQQLDLLTYQVQELSTANLSDPQELEQLQQERERLNHVVDLQQMSYKVYQALYQNEDDAPSASDLLGDSEVALNNMVEYDSGLQPLLDLIRDAQTALTEVARQINTYGESLEADPQRLEEVEERIQELKQIGRKYGPSLTEAIAYYEKIQAELSALNDSEQSIENLEQQEKACFDKLTQACHKLTQLRKKTAANLESRLIAELKPLAMEKVQFQVEIVPIAPTATGADKITFMFSPNPGEPLQPLTEIASGGEMSRFLLALKSCFTQADAAGTLVFDEIDVGVSGRVAQAIAEKLQQLSNHHQVLCVTHQPLVAAMADRHFRVDKQIITQGKGKKSNNGSTEQRTVVRVTSLDDLTKRREELAQLAGGKSASDAIAFAESLLLQAANHRRSQQS
- a CDS encoding ABC1 kinase family protein yields the protein MTVKTIPPNSRPIEGELQLKDTQALVVRSPETVTTDRPQVFINTNTESETIVYDPVAVAEHYRQRPLQVINRIFAVLQPTLAFVLGLWWDNKRGVVVKNDRRRAIQLRELLTRLGPAYIKIGQALSTRPDLVPPVYLEEFTRLQDQLPPFPNEIAYQFIQEELGQPPQEIYTELSPQPIAAASLGQVYKGKLKTGEEVAVKVQRPDLRERITIDLYILRGLAAWVQKKVKRVRSDLVGILDELGDRIFEEMDYIHEGQNAERFFQLYGHIKDIYVPKIYWEYTNRRVLTMEWINGTKLTQAAEISAQGIDARYLIEVGVQCSLRQLLEHGFFHADPHPGNLLATTDGKLAYLDFGMMSEVKPLQRYGLIEAIVHVVNRDFEGLAQDYVKLDFLSPETDLTPIIPAFAKVFANAQGASVAEFNIKSITDDLSELMYEYPFRVPPYYALIIRSLVTLEGIAIYIDPNFKVLSEAYPYVSKRLLTDPAPELRTSLKDLLFKDGKFRWNRLENLLRNARKSQDYDLSLALNQGVDFLSSERGAFIRDKLVDEFLTGVNALGKNVLHNFTYLLREQVGITAINETPAATVEQQQTLQHIQNILNILRETRGFDPAKLAPQIAQLLFNPGVQRLGQQVANQLLQKATVRLIRELLTPQETTNSDTTYITTPVRRN